A region from the Acyrthosiphon pisum isolate AL4f chromosome A1, pea_aphid_22Mar2018_4r6ur, whole genome shotgun sequence genome encodes:
- the LOC100163443 gene encoding delta(24)-sterol reductase isoform X3 — protein sequence MCTARPSWRSMTIADMAYKKYMYNIDVHLDGIVSINAKTQTVRVEPGITMGRLIPILIESGWTVPVALDMEDLTIGGLVMGIGLESSSHKFGLFHETCTRYELITANGDLIICSKSVNADIFESIPYSYGTLGFLTAVDIQIIPAKKYVKLKYRPIRTLEKMESRLIVETSDLEHNDFVELLIYNKEEGVLMTGKMTDGNKDIKYVNRIGRFYKPWFFKHVESFLLTWKIGEEYIPLKDYYFRHNKSLFWEIQDIIPFGNHPVFRYLLGWLMPAKVALLKLTQTDTIKQLYAKHHFIDDFILPISSLKKSVQQFHTILNIYPIWVCPTILRPGKGLMHSPATVNNMYIDIGLYGEPKVSKYNPTILRDLEIFVLKLKGFKMMYAGTYLNIDEFKTMFDHRLYDRIRQNLRCKSNFPEVYDKVNRKARI from the exons ATGTGTACGGCCAGACCGAGTTGGCGGAGTATGACAATAGCTGACATggcttacaaaaaatatatgtacaacaTAGACGTTCATCTAGATGGAATTGTTTCGATCAATGCTAAGACTCAA ACAGTCAGAGTAGAACCAGGTATTACAATGGGCCGATTGATTCCCATTTTGATCGAATCCGGTTGGACGGTGCCCGTGGCCTTGGATATGGAAGACCTAACAATCG gtggTCTCGTTATGGGAATCGGATTGGAATCGTCATCGCACAAATTTGGATTATTTCACGAAACATGTACACGTTATGAACTCATTACAGCCAACGGCGATTTGATTATATGTTCAAAG TCAGTGAATGCAGATATTTTCGAATCCATACCATATTCGTATGGCACTTTGGGATTTTTAACAGCGGttgatattcaaataatacCAGCGAAAAA atacgTAAAACTCAAATACCGTCCAATTCGTACATTGGAAAAAATGGAGTCTCGACTGATAGTGGAAACTAGTGATTTAGAGCACAATGATTTTGTCGAGCTATTAATATACAACAAAGAGGAAGGAGTCTTGATGACTGGAAAAATGACAGATGGCAATAaagatatt aaatatgtgAACAGAATCGGTCGATTTTACAAACCATGGTTTTTTAAACACGTTGAATCATTCTTATTGACATGGAAAATTGGCGAAGAATACATTCCACTTAAAGATTACTATTTTAGGcacaataaatcattattttgggaAATTCAA GATATAATACCTTTTGGAAATCACCCAGTTTTCCGTTATCTACTAGGATGGCTGATGCCTGCAAAAGTGGCTTTATTGAAATTGACACAAACGGATACAATCAAGCAGTTGTATGCTAAACATCATTTCATAGATGATTTCATACTACCGATTTCCAGTTTGAAAAAATCAGTTCAACAATTTCATACAATTCTCAAT ATTTATCCTATTTGGGTATGCCCAACCATTTTGCGTCCGGGAAAAGGTCTTATGCATTCACCCGCAACAGTAAACAATATGTACATCGATATTGGTTTATATGGTGAGCCCAAAGTCTCAAAATATAATCCAACAATTTTAAGGGACCTAGaaatatttgtacttaaattaaaagg ATTTAAGATGATGTATGCcggtacatatttaaatatagatgaGTTCAAGACAATGTTTGATCATCGACTGTATGACCGAATAAGACAGAATCTACGTTGTAAATCTAACTTTCCAGAAGTGTATGACAAAGTAAATAGGAAAGCcagaatataa
- the LOC100163443 gene encoding delta(24)-sterol reductase isoform X2: MRSESLLEYLLVNYRWVFVVFFLLPCTVLGKIWSVFEKSLWSRHTGLEHEKNLSRIQRQIRHRNEQAPDQVMCTARPSWRSMTIADMAYKKYMYNIDVHLDGIVSINAKTQTVRVEPGITMGRLIPILIESGWTVPVALDMEDLTIGGLVMGIGLESSSHKFGLFHETCTRYELITANGDLIICSKSVNADIFESIPYSYGTLGFLTAVDIQIIPAKKYVKLKYRPIRTLEKMESRLIVETSDLEHNDFVELLIYNKEEGVLMTGKMTDGNKDIKYVNRIGRFYKPWFFKHVESFLLTWKIGEEYIPLKDYYFRHNKSLFWEIQDIIPFGNHPVFRYLLGWLMPAKVALLKLTQTDTIKQLYAKHHFIDDFILPISSLKKSVQQFHTILNIYPIWVCPTILRPGKGLMHSPATVNNMYIDIGLYGEPKVSKYNPTILRDLEIFVLKLKGFKMMYAGTYLNIDEFKTMFDHRLYDRIRQNLRCKSNFPEVYDKVNRKARI, encoded by the exons atGCGCTCTGAATCATTATTGGAATATTTACTGGTGAACTACCGATGGGTGTtcgtagttttttttcttttaccatGTACTGTGTTGGGAAAGATATGGTCGGTATTCGAAAAAAGTTTATGGTCACGTCATACCGGACTGGAACACGAGAAAAATCTTAGCCGTATTCAACGCCAG atcCGTCATAGAAATGAACAGGCACCCGATCAAGTTATGTGTACGGCCAGACCGAGTTGGCGGAGTATGACAATAGCTGACATggcttacaaaaaatatatgtacaacaTAGACGTTCATCTAGATGGAATTGTTTCGATCAATGCTAAGACTCAA ACAGTCAGAGTAGAACCAGGTATTACAATGGGCCGATTGATTCCCATTTTGATCGAATCCGGTTGGACGGTGCCCGTGGCCTTGGATATGGAAGACCTAACAATCG gtggTCTCGTTATGGGAATCGGATTGGAATCGTCATCGCACAAATTTGGATTATTTCACGAAACATGTACACGTTATGAACTCATTACAGCCAACGGCGATTTGATTATATGTTCAAAG TCAGTGAATGCAGATATTTTCGAATCCATACCATATTCGTATGGCACTTTGGGATTTTTAACAGCGGttgatattcaaataatacCAGCGAAAAA atacgTAAAACTCAAATACCGTCCAATTCGTACATTGGAAAAAATGGAGTCTCGACTGATAGTGGAAACTAGTGATTTAGAGCACAATGATTTTGTCGAGCTATTAATATACAACAAAGAGGAAGGAGTCTTGATGACTGGAAAAATGACAGATGGCAATAaagatatt aaatatgtgAACAGAATCGGTCGATTTTACAAACCATGGTTTTTTAAACACGTTGAATCATTCTTATTGACATGGAAAATTGGCGAAGAATACATTCCACTTAAAGATTACTATTTTAGGcacaataaatcattattttgggaAATTCAA GATATAATACCTTTTGGAAATCACCCAGTTTTCCGTTATCTACTAGGATGGCTGATGCCTGCAAAAGTGGCTTTATTGAAATTGACACAAACGGATACAATCAAGCAGTTGTATGCTAAACATCATTTCATAGATGATTTCATACTACCGATTTCCAGTTTGAAAAAATCAGTTCAACAATTTCATACAATTCTCAAT ATTTATCCTATTTGGGTATGCCCAACCATTTTGCGTCCGGGAAAAGGTCTTATGCATTCACCCGCAACAGTAAACAATATGTACATCGATATTGGTTTATATGGTGAGCCCAAAGTCTCAAAATATAATCCAACAATTTTAAGGGACCTAGaaatatttgtacttaaattaaaagg ATTTAAGATGATGTATGCcggtacatatttaaatatagatgaGTTCAAGACAATGTTTGATCATCGACTGTATGACCGAATAAGACAGAATCTACGTTGTAAATCTAACTTTCCAGAAGTGTATGACAAAGTAAATAGGAAAGCcagaatataa
- the LOC100163443 gene encoding delta(24)-sterol reductase isoform X1 → MRSESLLEYLLVNYRWMFVVFFLLPCTVLGKIWSVFEKSLWSRHTGLEHEKNLSRIQRQIRHRNEQAPDQVMCTARPSWRSMTIADMAYKKYMYNIDVHLDGIVSINAKTQTVRVEPGITMGRLIPILIESGWTVPVALDMEDLTIGGLVMGIGLESSSHKFGLFHETCTRYELITANGDLIICSKSVNADIFESIPYSYGTLGFLTAVDIQIIPAKKYVKLKYRPIRTLEKMESRLIVETSDLEHNDFVELLIYNKEEGVLMTGKMTDGNKDIKYVNRIGRFYKPWFFKHVESFLLTWKIGEEYIPLKDYYFRHNKSLFWEIQDIIPFGNHPVFRYLLGWLMPAKVALLKLTQTDTIKQLYAKHHFIDDFILPISSLKKSVQQFHTILNIYPIWVCPTILRPGKGLMHSPATVNNMYIDIGLYGEPKVSKYNPTILRDLEIFVLKLKGFKMMYAGTYLNIDEFKTMFDHRLYDRIRQNLRCKSNFPEVYDKVNRKARI, encoded by the exons atGCGCTCTGAATCATTATTGGAATATTTACTGGTGAACTACCGATGGATGTtcgtagttttttttcttttgccatGTACTGTGTTGGGAAAGATATGGTCGGTATTCGAAAAAAGTTTATGGTCACGTCATACCGGACTGGAACACGAGAAAAATCTTAGCCGTATTCAACGCCAG atcCGTCATAGAAATGAACAGGCACCCGATCAAGTTATGTGTACGGCCAGACCGAGTTGGCGGAGTATGACAATAGCTGACATggcttacaaaaaatatatgtacaacaTAGACGTTCATCTAGATGGAATTGTTTCGATCAATGCTAAGACTCAA ACAGTCAGAGTAGAACCAGGTATTACAATGGGCCGATTGATTCCCATTTTGATCGAATCCGGTTGGACGGTGCCCGTGGCCTTGGATATGGAAGACCTAACAATCG gtggTCTCGTTATGGGAATCGGATTGGAATCGTCATCGCACAAATTTGGATTATTTCACGAAACATGTACACGTTATGAACTCATTACAGCCAACGGCGATTTGATTATATGTTCAAAG TCAGTGAATGCAGATATTTTCGAATCCATACCATATTCGTATGGCACTTTGGGATTTTTAACAGCGGttgatattcaaataatacCAGCGAAAAA atacgTAAAACTCAAATACCGTCCAATTCGTACATTGGAAAAAATGGAGTCTCGACTGATAGTGGAAACTAGTGATTTAGAGCACAATGATTTTGTCGAGCTATTAATATACAACAAAGAGGAAGGAGTCTTGATGACTGGAAAAATGACAGATGGCAATAaagatatt aaatatgtgAACAGAATCGGTCGATTTTACAAACCATGGTTTTTTAAACACGTTGAATCATTCTTATTGACATGGAAAATTGGCGAAGAATACATTCCACTTAAAGATTACTATTTTAGGcacaataaatcattattttgggaAATTCAA GATATAATACCTTTTGGAAATCACCCAGTTTTCCGTTATCTACTAGGATGGCTGATGCCTGCAAAAGTGGCTTTATTGAAATTGACACAAACGGATACAATCAAGCAGTTGTATGCTAAACATCATTTCATAGATGATTTCATACTACCGATTTCCAGTTTGAAAAAATCAGTTCAACAATTTCATACAATTCTCAAT ATTTATCCTATTTGGGTATGCCCAACCATTTTGCGTCCGGGAAAAGGTCTTATGCATTCACCCGCAACAGTAAACAATATGTACATCGATATTGGTTTATATGGTGAGCCCAAAGTCTCAAAATATAATCCAACAATTTTAAGGGACCTAGaaatatttgtacttaaattaaaagg ATTTAAGATGATGTATGCcggtacatatttaaatatagatgaGTTCAAGACAATGTTTGATCATCGACTGTATGACCGAATAAGACAGAATCTACGTTGTAAATCTAACTTTCCAGAAGTGTATGACAAAGTAAATAGGAAAGCcagaatataa
- the LOC100572688 gene encoding delta(24)-sterol reductase-like, giving the protein MHSPATVNNMYIDIGLYGEPKVSKYNPTILRDLEIFVLKLKGFKMMYAGTYLNIDEFKTMFDHRLYDRIRQNLRCKSNFPEVYDKVNRKARI; this is encoded by the exons ATGCATTCACCCGCAACAGTAAACAATATGTACATCGATATTGGTTTATATGGTGAGCCCAAAGTCTCAAAATATAATCCAACAATTTTAAGGGACCTAGaaatatttgtacttaaattaaaagg ATTTAAGATGATGTACGCcggtacatatttaaatatagatgaGTTCAAGACAATGTTTGATCATCGACTGTATGACCGAATAAGACAGAATCTACGTTGTAAATCTAACTTTCCAGAAGTGTATGACAAAGTAAATAGGAAAGCcagaatataa
- the LOC100165498 gene encoding receptor expression-enhancing protein 5-like — MASATKIQLVMDIIDGALYDKSNPWNGAFGRVEVLTGLSRLKVLMCVVLLTSVLLVYGTSAEVVSNAIGLVYPAVATISLTVSPPIWRKYDRVSAATEALNEKFTYWMTFTAILILESLCRPVLRLLPLYQMCRTWFFIWCFAPIRDNGSAYIYDAIIRPQFEHSVDSD; from the coding sequence ATGGCCAGTGCTACCAAAATCCAATTGGTGATGGACATCATTGACGGCGCGTTATACGACAAATCCAATCCGTGGAACGGGGCATTTGGACGGGTGGAAGTTCTGACCGGCCTGTCCAGGTTGAAGGTGCTGATGTGCGTCGTCCTGCTGACTTCGGTGCTGCTCGTGTACGGGACCAGCGCGGAAGTGGTCAGCAACGCGATCGGACTCGTTTACCCTGCGGTGGCGACGATATCGCTGACCGTCTCGCCCCCGATATGGCGGAAGTACGACCGCGTGTCCGCTGCCACCGAGGCCTTGAACGAGAAGTTCACGTACTGGATGACGTTCACGGCGATCCTGATCCTGGAGTCGCTCTGCCGACCGGTCCTGCGGCTCTTACCGCTGTACCAAATGTGCAGGACGTGGTTTTTCATCTGGTGTTTCGCGCCCATCCGGGACAACGGCTCGGCGTACATATATGATGCAATCATAAGGCCGCAGTTCGAGCACAGTGTCGATTCGGACtga